AGCTTCCCTCGAGTTAAAACAAGCGGGTCACCGCCCTCCCCAGGGCTGTCAAACGAGCCGGGGCCTCATGCAAGGCGGCGGCGAAGGGTAGATTTTGTTTCTGCGGACAGGAAGAGCAATAAATAAATCCATGGGAGGCAGCTCTGGAGATGAGTCAGAGGCAGGAATGAAAGACAGGCCTTTTCTGGGGAAGTAATTACTGCCGTTGGAAATGCAGATTCCTAGCATGCCTCGGTTCCACGGGGCTGAGTAAATATTCAGATGGGGATGGCTGCGCTATCTTCAAATGATTAGGGTGTAATTCATTCCTGGACAGGTTTCCTGGCAAACGAACCCCAACAGACCAGCTTGCTTTGTCCTTCTGCAGTGAAGGAGCCCACTCACAAAGgggctatgaaactatgaaaggctGGCGCTGGTCTGCAGAGCTCCCCCGTGTTGGACGGGGAAGGGGTGCGCTGTCCACCCACCCGGGTGTGCCGGAGAAGGCAGGGAATTTGCCTCCAataccagcagcagcacagagccctcCCGTTAGGCGGCGATGAAGGCTGCAGCTTTCCTTGCAGAGAGGCCAGCAatgctgctcccagccaggaCAAAACAGTGCTGCACTTTCCACCCAGCTGCCTTGACCCCAGGATTTACCTTTTGTGTCTACCCGCTCATGCTTTGCGATGCGAGTTTCAAGAGAtgcaactacctgcagggtgcccacgaaggaagggggagagaagggagaggaggagaagaggagggtCCTTGCTCTGAAGAGCAAACAGCGGATGATTTATTCCTTCAGTCGCTGTCCGGGCCCGGGCGGCTGCTTGTATCATGTCATtagctggggatttttgctgaAGTGACCCCGCGACAGGTACAGGTTGTCTGTAGGAAGAGCCTCCGTCTCTGCCggtgccacctgcccctccatgcTAAGGCTGCTGGGATAGACCTTCCCCCTGCTACATTTCATCtctctgccccactggcagacaGAGATGGCAAAACAGCAGTCGCATCCCCCCCCACTTGACCCCTTCCCCCCTTTTACCATCCAGGAATCGGAGCCTAGAGGAATCCAAACCCTGCCGAGAAACAAAGCGTGTGAAATAACTCTACACCGGGTCAATGCAGCCATTTCTCAGCAGGACCCAACAGAAGACGAGTCTAGCGAGAGTCATGAACAGCCGTGGGCTGCCTTTATTAATGGCACCACAGTAGCAGGCAGATGGCCAAGTCCAGATCCAGGTCTCTACGTACTGAAGAGTGACACGTGCTTGCAGTCGTACGCAAGAGTTGTGGCAAGCAGGAACCTGACCCCAAatcttcctgcccagcccagagtgcCACCCACGTGACTGTCCTGCCAACAGACCAGCTACACACGGGACACAGACACTTCGTAATGGagacagccccaaccccaccacccccagcccaagGATCAGGGCACGAGCCTGTTCACTGCAGGCTGAGACATGCAGAGCAAGGGGAGCCCCTGCCCAAACCCCCTGGAGCAGAACAGAGTTGCACCCAGCAAGGCTGCCCGAGAGCTCGGTCTCCATCATGAATGCAATGACATCCTCCTCCCACAGCTTACCTACTCCCTGCTACTCTGGTCCTCTCCCTTGTCTAAACTACCGACCCACAAAACCACGTTAGCTGCACAGGGCAGTGACTAGGAAGTCCTCAGGTCCTAGGGGGTCACGTTCAGCACAGCCACACCCCCGCCAGGGTGACAGCTCTGGGTGTTTCCAAAGAGCCTGAAACAAGAAAAGGGCAGAGAAAGTCTCCTTTCTGGGGAGGCCAGATTGTAAACAGACATAAAGTATATTTAACTTCAGCTACGGCTGTTCCTGGAGCCCGGGGATCTTTGCACCGCTTCGTTCATGATCGTCTCTAGGGGCTCTGCCTAACTGCATCGGCCTGAGGTTTAATGGCCTGAGGAATTCCTCACCAGGAATCTCTCTTCAGCACTTGCTGAGCTCTGACCGCTCTGACGCAGTGCCATACGAATGGCCTTTCTGATTCTGGAGTGCGGTTTAGTGGGCCAGCATGAAGCCTTAATCAAGGCTATATTTTAAGTTACCATCTGTGGCCAAgatgtatatacacatgcacccatatacAGGTCACATTTATAGTCATTTCCAGTTGCTCTCAAAGAGCAGCTGCTTTATGCCAGGCTGCTCCAAGGACCTGGTTGCCAGAAAAGACAGAAAGCAAAGGATCACAGAGAGCAAATGCTTTTGGTACACGGACGGGGGAGGCATATGGATATGGCAAAGGACTCTATGCAAGGGAAAGCCACGTGGCCACAGTGCCTGGGCTGCATCTGCTCAGGAGATGAATGACTTCAGGACTGCCTCCATCTCTTATAGCCCTTGTTCATCAAGATCCCTGTGCGCTGTGGGATTGTTTCAGAATCAGCCATCTGCCCTTGCTCCTTCGTTGCTTTGTTCAACGCGGATCGAATAGCATTATGCCATCTCCCCCCAGCACGCCATTTAAGTGTTAGATTGGAGGGGGTTTCTGGAGTGACGCAGATCAATAAACGAGCTCCGACAGCCAGCACATCGCAACGAAGGAAAGGAAAGTCAGCCAAGCAGCAAAGGCCGACTGGAGTCCCCATACAACATCGACTTACCTCCACCTGTTGATGTCCGGGTCAAATGCTTCTACGGTGGTCACGTGCACAATGCCATCAAAGCCCCCGACAGCCAGCAAGTACCCGTTGGCGACAGCAGCTTTCACCTAAATACAAATCCCTAGGACTCAGCACTGAGGGTAAAGACATGGGTGAGGGGAGGCCTACAACCACACGGGTCTCGGGGATGGAAGAGCTATAAGAAACCTGTACACTGCATGCAAACaagtgggaaggaaggggaagaaaaccTGAGAAGTCGGCTGTTTCCAGCCTTGCAGACACTGGTCTCCTATGTTAGCATGTAGAGGGCTGTGCACAGGAACAGCAGATGTCTTGTGCTCTGATACTCCAACATTGCTACCGGGAAAGAGGAGGAAATCACCACAAACTGGGATGGACAGCTTAAAAGGAGTAAAAGAGACCAACGTACCCTGCTGAGCAGTGCCCCTCGTATAGGGAGACTGTTCTTCCCACCCCAAGCCTCACTTTTCAGACCTTCCCCCTCTTTTTTGGGATCTAAGCCCTGTGCTGAGCTTAGCAAGCATGGCAAGGTGACACTTTCAAACACAATTAACATGCAACTACCAGGGAGAGGCACGACTCTAACAATGAGCTTGCTTCCAGAAATACAGAACCGCTCATCTCTGCAACAATATGTTCAGCAAGGTTTTACTGCGCACGTCTTCAGTGAGGGAAGAGAAAGTGCACAGGAAGAAGTGGTCCTCTGAGAAAAGCCCTCTTTGATGAGCTAATAAATCCAAAAGAAACCAAGAAAAAAGCTGAAGTCTTTCTGGCTTCCTGTGTGGGGTGTTTCTGGCCAGCTCCCTTCTCCGCATCTATCACGGTGGTACCCTGGGCCCAGGGCTGAAGGGCAAACAGGGAGTGAGACCCATCCCTACGGGATCCTTGGGTGGAAGctggcagaggaaggcaaaagatCAGCCTTCATTACCTTATTCCTCTTCGACTGCATGGGCATCGCAGGGGACCATTCGTTGGAGACTGGATCAAACCGCTCAACGCTGCAGAGCTCCGTGAGGTCGTCCCGGCCCCCCACCGCGTAGATCTTCCCTTGGAAGGTCGCACAGCCAAGGTCTTCCCTGCACGTCCCCAGAGGAGGGCAAGGGGACCACGTGTCCTCGACGGGATCATATCGTTCCACTGAAGGAGACACCGCAGCAGAGAGGCGCAGGACTAAGAGCCACAGAATCTAGAGACCTCCTCCCCTCTCGGACCACAGGCAAGCCccgtctgtgcctcagtttccccacactGACTACCTTCCTTCCTCCCAGGGACACAGAGCACGGCCTTGACACCGGACTGCCAGGTGCTTTGAAGACTGAAAGCGCCACGCAAGTGCTAAGCACTGTTATTACGGTGTTAGAAGCAAAGGAGATACAGAACCCATTTCCAGGACTAGCGTGCTAGGAGGTTGCTTGTCGTTGAGTCAGGCGATCGGATTCAAACAAGGGAAAAATGTAAAGGGAGGGAAGCAAAGCCTGGAGGGGGTCATGGGGTTGCAGACCCAGCATACAGCTCCATCCTACAGCGGTTGTCAAAGGGAGCAGCAAGCTGAATTAATAAGTCAGGGCTTTGCTTCCTCAGCTGGCTCCCTCACCCCTGCAGGGTGCCAGGCTCTCAGTATACGGGAGGCAGAGCACTTGTGGGGGCCAAGAGTAAGGATGACAGAAGGACTAGCTGGCCCTAGCACACAAAAGCCCCAGGCACTTGTCTTAGAGGGTCGAAAGGGATTGATGACACATTCCCATCAGGAAAAGGTTTCTTGTCACATGCACACAACTCTCCCATTACCTGAATAGAGCGGAGACTGCCCATCTGAGCCACCCACAGCATAGAGGTAGCCATCGAGCACTGCCACGCCTAAGCCCATCCGGCGGCTGGCCATGGGGGCCACCTTGCACCACCTGTCCTCGCTCGGATCGTACCTGAAGGCAGGAGGAGTTCGTCATGAATTCAAAgacctgccccagaagcagcagccttgGGTGCACCTGAGAGCTCACGGGGTGGGGGTCATCTCCAAACCAGGTTTCTGGTCCCTGGCCCGTCTCCCAAGAACCATTATGAAATGCACCTTCCCGCTCGTCATCCTCACAAGGCCCGTCCTGTTTTCCCTCCTCTGCCCTTTGGCTGCTAGATCTGTGACCACTTACAAACAGGAGCATCAGGTGAATTTAGCACTGGCAAGAGCCCTGGTGACTGAAGGTCTCAGCTGACAGACCAGGCTGAGATCACAGAGTCAATGCAAATCTTCTCACCCAGCTCCCTCCAAGGCAGCGCACACAGCCAAGGGAGGGGAAGGTATTCATTCGCTCATGATTTCTCTCAAGGGATTTAGTCAAGCTGGGACCTCTCATTTTAATGGGGCTGGGTAGAGCAGGCCATCATATGAATTAGCAAGCCATATGAGGTTTGCAGAGGCTGGGTCCCTCCCTCTCCCTAGAAAACCAAAATGATCTGGACGGGACAACCATAGAGGCAAGGCTGTAACTAACTCCAGTCACTCGCGACAACCTCATCGGCAGGAATTCTTGAAGGACGCCGTCCTTGGCAGCTATGTCCATCCACGTGCGTGGGACTGCACGTACCTTTCCACCGTGCTAAGGCAGAGCAATCCATCATGACCGCCTACACAGTAGAGGTAACCGCCCAGCTCTGCCAATCCCACATCTCGCTTGCTTTCCCGCAGTGGGGCCACATCACAGCTCCATTCGTTCACTTTGGGGTCGTACCTGTGGGAaggaaacaataaataaatagcGTCCTTTTTAAAAACTAGGCGAGATAATGTTGACAGCTGGTAAGATGGCAAACTCCTTGTATGCCAGTCTAAGAAACAAAGGGTTAAGAGAGACATTAGCTAGAACTGATGTGAACGAGGAGCATCAGGTTGAGTTTCAGTTTCGACGGGAAGatctgctgccccagttgcctgcAGCATTGTACAGGTGCCGGCACTGAACAGGAATCACAAAAGAAGGGCTgaagtgctggctggagcctAAAGAGACCTGTGGCCTGCCATCCACTTCTTGTGACTGCCTCtctccacctgtaaaatgggaacacCACCCTGAGGCTCCTGGGAATGAGAAGACAGTGAAAACTTGGGCAGGATTCGATCCTACCAGAACAGCTCcatagcaaaaaataaaaacagatggTCAGGCTTGAAATAGCCCAGACAGCAGGTATCACGCACATCTTGGAAATGCATACGACACAAACAGGACTGCTTTTATTCTTCAATTATGGAGCCCCACCCCCTAGGATCCAAACCCTTTCCCAGCTGGTGTGGTCTTCTCATTCCCAACAGATGGGAAACCTTTAAAGAAGAGACGAGAGACAGTTTTGAGGAAGTGTTCACAACTATGAAAAAGGCGTGTTGTCGTTGAGGGGAGGGAATGCCGAATCGAGCCTAGTTATACCTATTTGCTACTTGTTAGATTCATTTGCACAATATACCAACCATCCTGCTCCTTGCTCATCCAGACTGGCCGTACCAGAGCTCCAGGAGTAGAACCAAGGTTGCTTTCTTTGAGCACCGTCTCCTCCTAAGGATTCAGGGGGAGTTTCAGGAGTCCGACTCTACCTCTTAACGGTCCCCGTTAATAAGAAGCGAGGGGACGGCAGGGTACGAGTGGGCTATCCACCTGCTAACAAGCATTCACTTGGAGGAACTCCAGCAAGTGCTTCAGGGTCCCAGAGAGGTCTCATAAAGTAGCTAACACATTTCTGTCTCAGCAAAAGCAGCTTTCCCAAGAGGCTACAGCCAAACTCCAGCTAGTGAAAGATGCTCTCTTCCCTCAGGCCTCAATCCTGCCTGCCCTAATCCTAAGAATCAGCTTCCACCTCCTTTATAGACTTTTAGTTGACTTCTTCAGGTTATTTCAGCCTCCAGACCAGCTTACTTTGCATCCCTTTCACAGATAAGAGTTCACAATTGTCCCTCCATTATCATAGGCCCAAGAGTTTCCATTACGGCTCAGAGCTCTATGCTTTTGCAGACTGAAAAGCAAGAttatgtggttaaaaaaaaaaaaaaaaaagaaagagtgcGCTTCATATGCTATCTGAAGAGCAATCTAATTCTTGGAGCCCATCAATATGTTTATCATGCTTAGGAGCCATTTTACCCTTCAGCGATCGTTTCTGCTCCTGCTCAGATTCCTGATGGAGACGGTTTACACTCCGCTCAACCTGTGAGCAACGGGAGCAAGAGATCATTGGGCATCACCTTTCAGCTTGGAGAGACGGTGCATTGCAAGCCTCAGAAACTTTCTGAACTTCAAGCTCTGGTTTTAACCCACTTGATAAGGATGATGACTTAACACACAGGATAGAGACTATAGAGGTGGGCCAAGAAGGAGCAAAGTTCATGTTTAAACAGTTACCCAATGGGCAGTGCTTCTGAGTCCAAAGTCTCATTTGGAGATTGCTGTATAGATCCAAAACCCAAACAGATAGGAAGAAAGTAAAGTGTTCAAATGTCTATTTATTTTCTACTACCCCAAAAGAACCATAGGTTTGTCTACACTGCACCCAGTTGTGACTACAAACATTACCTGGGCTACTTTTAATCTGTCTAGCACAGGCAACAACTGCAATGTAGTCATGGTGGCTCAGACCACCTAGGCCCATACCCAGGTCTGATCCAGGAATGCGTGATCCAAAACCCCAAGTAAAGTCTGCCGTTTCCAGCAGTGCCTGCAAACAAGAaccacccagagaggtggtgaagcctccatccttggaggttttaaggcccagcttgacaaagccctggctgggatgatgcagttggggctggtcctgctttgagcagggggttggaccagatgtgacctcctgaggtcctttccaaccctcattttctacgattcaATGAATGCCAGGCCCCAGCTAGTATGCCTACGTAGGGACTTTCCTCTGCACATGCAAAGAACATGCCAATCCCTCGCCTTCTTGCTCCGATTGCCTGTCTTCTAGCCCTGCGCTCCTACTTGACATAGGATTACCTCGCCACGCTGCTGAGACACGTCGTGCCATCAAAGCCCCCGACGGCATAGATGCAGTTTTGCAGAgaagccactcctgccccacggTGCGGTCGAGAGACAGAGCCCAGCACTCTCCATTCATGCTGGAGGGGGTTATAACGTTCCACCCCGCTGACGGCGTCCCTGTGGTGCCAGCCTCCCACTGAAAAGATGAAACATAGCACAACCACAGAAGGATAAGCGGGACCAAATGCAATCAGGGATGGCTGAGAAGAGAGCAGCTCAGAGCCCTTTGTCACCACTGAGTAACTCTCAGAGTTCCCCTGCCGAGGCAGGAAACAGTTACTGTACCAGTTCTGCATAGGCTGGAAACAGGCCCAGGGAAATGAAGTAACTTGCTTCAGGGGATGCAGAATGACAGGAGAAAACCTGGGACCAGAACTTGGGGCTCCCTATTCCCCACATCTATCCCTTGGGCTTCAGTATGGGGAACTTAATTGGCTGAGAAATAtgaaaagtgtgtgtatgtgcatatatatacacatcccCCCAACACTTAAACCAGCTCTCTGTTGCTATCTTATGCCCTGCATCTACCCATCACCATTATACCGAGTCACTGCACGCACCATTTTGAAAACTCCAGGCATCTGAGAGGCTTGCAGACTCCGGACGGTGCTTAATGACCACTTATTGCGGGGGCAGTTGTATCATCGTGCTTGAAAATAAACCAGcttagaaaaaaacccagaaaacaaaacTCTGCAACACAAACTCTCCTACCCAAATTAAATCAGTTCGTGAGAAAGAGCAGAGAGAAAACAATACTGCTTTGATCTAGGGATTTGGAAAAGCATTTTGGTTTTGCTGGTTGTACCAGCTGGGCACCCATAAACATGCAACCAGGGATATTTTAAAGACAGGTAGGAAGCGTTACTGGCTTATTGAATTTTTACATTTCCAGGGTTTTCCAGCAGGCTTCAGCAGTTATTTATCAACACGCCCATAAACAGCATCATTCCTTGGGTGCTATTACATAAATGTTGTGGTGGTTGTTTGATCAGATTACTACCATCATAaggcaatttaaaataaatgacttGACACTCAGGTACTGAGAACACCATGCTGAGTTTAATTGGAACCAACTGCAATTgggatgctgcagtgctgggtttTATTATTAGTTCACAAATGCTTAATTGGGAGAACTAATATTTTTTGTGGAAATGGTTTCAAATACTAGTATTCATTTGCTCACTAAGTAGTTTAGCTGGGCTGGAAATTTTGCAAGGTGTAGTTTTTCAGAGCATAGCCCAAGCTTTTTCTGAAATAAGAAAAGATTTTCTGATTAATTCATTTCTAGGGAAAAGATGGTTACCGATGCTGTTCACGCTCATTGACTGCTTGGGATCTACAGAGTGCAACTTCCGCAACAGCTGAAGGGGTTTCAAAGTTTACACCTGGAAAAGATGCTCTCCTCACTCCAAGGCGAGTCCTGATAGAACTAGCAGATCCCTGCTTTAAATGGGGACGCATTTGCTGCAGACAGGTTTCCCTTTCTCAGAAAACGGGTAGGGTATGTTACATCAGTGCATCTTCCATACACTGATGTGCCGTTACCCATCTCTGCTCCAGAACCTGGGATCCGGACAGATCTTGGACCAAAGGATTAGGGCGTGGAACGAGATTCTCCCTACAATCCTGTCCCTTCAGACCACTCAGTCAGACCTACCGCAAAGCTTCCTCCCCGAGTCGAGATCTGGGTCTCGACCCACTTGCTCTGTCACTACTATTTGGAttagtcaaaaaacaaaaaccccaaaaagtgCAACAACTTAACAGTTTTGACAGAAAAGAGACTGCCATCAGCCCCCCCGTAGTAGTTCTTGGATCAGCAAACTCCCCGAAAGCAACAGCTCATGAAGAGGCACTTGCTCTGGTCTTGAAAACTGGCATGCTCAGGGCCGAGCTATGGTAGCAACAGAGCTCAGCAAGGGCTGCAAGCAACCCACCCTTTCGCCCCACCACCAAGAGAAATTGAGACAATCCTGGGGTGCTGAGCTTGACCCCAACTCTGCTCTCAGCCAGGGGTTACCAGTATCTGAGCTAGCTCTTTTAAAATTAGCCTGGGTATGTCAGCATGAGCTACAGTCACAAGGGTGACAGCAGTGCAAGCATACCCTAAATCCACAAACTCCCTGCCAACCAATGGCCTGGCAACCCTGACTTTCAGATAAGATAGATAAGAAGCCTGAAGTCTTCTAGATGCACGTATTCATTGCTTACAGAGGTTAGACACAGCACTGAATTACCCGAACTTTGGATTCAGGCATAATCTCCCATGCCACGGGTGGATGGAACCAGAAGTCATCACAGGAGTTAGATCGTGGTTAGAGAACAGTGTACACAACATACACCGATAATTGTTTAACCCCTACTGCCAAACACTAGAGGCAGATTAATCCTCCACAAGTCCTCTGCACTGTATTTGTAGCATATTAGGTAGACAACAGAAACCTTGTTTTCTCATATTGCCCCAAGACCTTAGACCATTTCATCTTTAGGAATAAGGATATTCATAAAGATGCTGGGAGCTGGATCGGGCCATTAGCAAAAAGATgctccagtgctgggagctggacctAGCCATTAGCATGCCGTCTCCCATCCTCAGAAAGGCTGAGCTCTGTTGCCTTACACTGATACTTCATTCTTGATGTTTGATTCTCTTATCTAGTCAGCGCCACTTCTATATTGGTATTTTTAATGCTTTTCCCAACCTCTGTGACAAACCCAACATGCATCAGGCAAAACcaatggaggaggagaaaggacaaACTTACCAGCAAAAACAAGCTCAAGCTGCTTGCTTGTCTCAGAAGCTCTGGACTCGGCCTCCTGGATAACCCTTTTTGCCTGCAAATCAAGCTGTTCCCTAAAGCAAAGCAAATTCCCCAGTTACACCAATATCTCAGAAGAGCTTGGCTGGCCAAGCAGGCACTGACACGTTCCCAGGGAAACATTACTTACTGCCGGGAAAGGACACACACAATACGAGGGATAAAACAGTAGTGGAGACCttacaaacagctgctgcaggctctgtGCTAATGAAGATTTAAGCTCCAACAACTAATCCCAATGATCAGTGAGGAGGCTTGTACATCCTTTGCAATATCCAGGGTCTGAATGGGAGCACTGTGTGTCTCATGACTACAGatcctgatttattttttcctttgctgtCTAAGTTAGCAAGTAGCAGCAAACTGAATACAGCTCGGAGGTCAGGCACTTTCCCAAAGACCCATCAAACAAGCACCTACCTGTAAAATTGGGCAGCAAAACCCGTGCAGTTGTTTCTGATTGCTGACTACGGCAGAGCTGGAGGTTCACAGGTAGCTTTAAAGCTGGTTTTTCAGATTACACTGCAAAATTAAGAGCTTGGAGTTCTTTAATACTACCAAGCTAACGAACTACCCCTGGAGTTAAGCAAGAATGGAATCAATAACGTTTAATTTATTGAAAATTAAGAAGGGTCTATTAGAAACTCTTCTTTCTCCTCTAAAACCTACAGACTATCACCATAGGGTTTGTGAAACATCTAAACCCGGGATGGCCAGCTTGAGACACAAGTGCCACAAATagcataggcagcctctgtgcgGCATGAGGGAGACTGGGAAGGGGACGGGTGATGcagtgacagatagggcagggagcagaaagcagagcaggagatgagGTAGGTGAAGGGGATCAGAGGGATagttgaggggtggggaggtgcagggctaatttgtggcacacatgTGAAAAGCGATGATTAAACCACCTCTCTAAAGCAGGGGGGATCATTCGCTATCAAAATGCTATACATAAAGACAGTTTGCAAGCACTCCTGTTCTCTGCTCAGTCTTGTGGGGCTTTAACCTAAGAGTTTGCTAGAACATTAACCAAATTGCTCTccacttccaaaaaaaaagaCAGTGATGTTTTTGAACCATTTTTctacccttttttcttttttttttaatttaggaaaaGCATCTTCCTTAACCCCCAAAACGAGGTGTGCGCAAAGTGAGAGCGTTGTGTATACTATATAAACAGCATTACTATATTCCCCTGTCTTCACAGTCCTTCAGCCTTGCTCTAAACTTCATTTTTCAGCCAATTTTCCTATTGATTTTCCTCCCCTTCACTGCTTTATGGAAATAGGAACGCAACAACATTCAAAATCAAGCTAATCTTTCAAATACAGCAAGTCTGAATGGCATGAAATACATTTAAAGTGAGGCGATTCAACTCTGTTAACGTATCAAAACCTGAAAACATATTGAGTTGTGGTGAGGTCAGAAGAGAGCCAGATTACCAAAGAGTGCTAGGGGGACTTTAAATCCATGCAGTGATGTTAAATTAGCAACCTGCAAATTATGCAATTCTCTGCTATGCCGTCTATGGAACTCACCCTTTGTCTTCATATATACCCATCCCCAAGCACTGAAGGAGCTCGCAGGGCCGTGAAGACTGGGTTGATCACTTCTCTCTAGTCCCGATGGGAGCAGGAGACTTATATGTCAACCCACACACCAAAAATAGGAAGGTGCCACATGCGTTGGGAAGGAAGGTCACATAGCATATGAATTCCTTGCAATCCTTTGTTCCCCTCTGCAGCAGGACTCGATAGCCTCCTGAACCCAAGCAACTGCTCACCATGACTTCGGGTACCTGATATCTGTCAAGCAGCAGCTTTACCCattgctgcccccttctcctttATCACTAATTTAGTTCTTAAACGGTGCTCTGCAAAATAGTTCCTCTCACCTTTAGGTCAGTTGGGTACAAAGAACAGCCATGAAAATCCACGTGCCGTGCATCCCAGAGTGAAACTGGATCAGAACCCAAACCGGTCAAGACCGAAGCTGAGCCAAGTGTGGCCTCCACCTGGGTCACTTGGTGCCAGAGGCTCGAGACCCCCCAAAACAGAATGGATGCCAGCAGAAGAAAAGAGCTTTCTGTGTCAGCTTGCATGTCCCGTGTACCAATATGGAGTACTTCTCATGTCCTAAACTGAGATAAAACACAATTGCAAATCAGCCTGAGGAACGAGTGTTTCTGAAATTATAGCACAGCAGTCAGTCATTTCCCTCCCTAAAGGCAGGGCTGTGTCTgatcctgcagccctgctggattTGACTCACTTCAACACAACATACCAACTCCAGCAGCATTTCTCCTCCATTTCACTCACCCAAGCACCGATGGAAAGCCAAAGCCACATTCTAGTTTTTGCAAAACTGAAGATGGTTCTGGATCCAGATTCCAATCTATCTGCACCGTGATGTGCAGGTCACATGCGTAGCAGTGCCTGGATAGCCACCAAGTCTTCAAATGCAGCAGCGAAAGATGCTCTCCGCCCCATTGCAGTGCTGCTGTAAGTAACAAAGCCAGGCATTAACGAGCAACTTTTCTACTATACATCACAAAACAGACTTACCCTCTTTCCACCAAACCTATAGGAGAATCATTCTATGGACTTCAACAGGAGCAGGGGCAAGATCCTGGCATTACAACAAGTGACTTAGAAACAGGAGATGAGCTGGGTCATCTAGTTCATCTCCCGCCCTTATTGTGTTCTCACAGTGCCTAGGAGCCCGTCCTGGTGAAGGAACCTGTTGTAGTAGATGCTGTGTAAACACACAATAAAGAGGGTCCTAAAGGAGCTCACAATCAAAGATGGGGACAACAGGGGGAGAAACAGAAATGGGAGGATACTAAAAAAGAAC
The window above is part of the Alligator mississippiensis isolate rAllMis1 chromosome 12, rAllMis1, whole genome shotgun sequence genome. Proteins encoded here:
- the LOC102557858 gene encoding kelch-like protein 20 isoform X1, whose amino-acid sequence is MQNWYSNCFLPRQGNSESYSVVTKGSELLSSQPSLIAFGPAYPSVVVLCFIFSVGGWHHRDAVSGVERYNPLQHEWRVLGSVSRPHRGAGVASLQNCIYAVGGFDGTTCLSSVARYDPKVNEWSCDVAPLRESKRDVGLAELGGYLYCVGGHDGLLCLSTVERYDPSEDRWCKVAPMASRRMGLGVAVLDGYLYAVGGSDGQSPLYSVERYDPVEDTWSPCPPLGTCREDLGCATFQGKIYAVGGRDDLTELCSVERFDPVSNEWSPAMPMQSKRNKVKAAVANGYLLAVGGFDGIVHVTTVEAFDPDINRWRLFGNTQSCHPGGGVAVLNVTP
- the LOC102557858 gene encoding kelch-like protein 20 isoform X2, translated to MGIYEDKGEQLDLQAKRVIQEAESRASETSKQLELVFAVGGWHHRDAVSGVERYNPLQHEWRVLGSVSRPHRGAGVASLQNCIYAVGGFDGTTCLSSVARYDPKVNEWSCDVAPLRESKRDVGLAELGGYLYCVGGHDGLLCLSTVERYDPSEDRWCKVAPMASRRMGLGVAVLDGYLYAVGGSDGQSPLYSVERYDPVEDTWSPCPPLGTCREDLGCATFQGKIYAVGGRDDLTELCSVERFDPVSNEWSPAMPMQSKRNKVKAAVANGYLLAVGGFDGIVHVTTVEAFDPDINRWRLFGNTQSCHPGGGVAVLNVTP